Proteins co-encoded in one Aspergillus luchuensis IFO 4308 DNA, chromosome 6, nearly complete sequence genomic window:
- a CDS encoding putative polyadenylation factor subunit CstF64 (COG:A;~EggNog:ENOG410PMBW;~InterPro:IPR000504,IPR035979,IPR026896,IPR012677, IPR025742,IPR038192;~PFAM:PF14327,PF14304,PF00076;~go_function: GO:0003676 - nucleic acid binding [Evidence IEA];~go_process: GO:0031124 - mRNA 3'-end processing [Evidence IEA]) encodes MAPGAGKSVFLGNIPYNLTEEQVKDILSSAGTVTKFRLMMNPETGKPKGYGFADFADADAAASAVRNLNDYEIMGRKIRVDWPHNNEKDSIPPDYSQLSAPAVQDGSQQQQQQQSAPLPPLPPGVEVPPHLDCPNAISQTLASLPPNQLLDVLSQMKSLVMADPARATELLRQAPQLAYAIFQALLLMNLVDYGALGSVVEQASQPSAPAPPPAAAQAFQPFSAVPGPVSTPPMVNTPFAAAAPPQQPPQAMPGQEELLQQVLSMPQAAIDALPPMERSQIMLLRQQLMQGAMR; translated from the exons atggctCCCGGAGCCGGAAAGAGTGTCTTCCTGGGGAATATCCCCTATA ACCTCACGGAAGAACAAGTCAAAGACATCCTCAGCTCCGCCGGCACAGTAACCAAGTTCCGCCTGATGATGAACCCCGAGACTGGTAAACCCAAAGGTTACGGTTTCGCCGACTTCGCCGACGCCGATGCGGCCGCCTCCGCTGTCCGCAACCTGAACGACTACGAGATCATGGGCCGCAAGATTCGGGTCGATTGGCCACACAACAATGAAAAGGACTCCATACCCCCCGACTACTCCCAGCTCTCTGCACCCGCTGTCCAAGACGGCtctcaacagcaacaacagcaacagtccgcgcctctccctcctctgccCCCAGGTGTCGAAGTTCCCCCGCACCTCGATTGCCCCAACGCCATCTCCCAGACACTCGCTTCCCTGCCGCCGAACCAGCTCCTCGATGTCCTCTCCCAGATGAAGTCGCTTGTCATGGCGGATCCCGCCAGAGCGACAGAACTGCTACGCCAAGCCCCTCAGCTCGCCTACGCAATTTTCCAAGCCTTGCTTCTCATGAACCTGGTCGATTACGGTGCCCTCGGCTCGGTGGTGGAACAAGCGAGCCAACCTAGTGCACCTGCACCCCCTCCTGCCGCTGCGCAAGCCTTCCAGCCCTTCTCCGCTGTACCGGGACCGGTTTCTACGCCTCCAATGGTCAACACTCCTTtcgctgccgctgcaccGCCGCAACAACCCCCGCAGGCTATGCCAGGACAGGAAGAGCTTCTACAGCAAGTCCTCAGTATGCCGCAGGCTGCGATCGATGCGCTCCCACCCATGGAGCGCAGCCAGATCATGCTCCTCCGGCAGCAGTTGATGCAGGGTGCTATGCGGTGA
- a CDS encoding uncharacterized protein (COG:L;~EggNog:ENOG410PFXX;~InterPro:IPR001525,IPR029063;~PFAM:PF00145;~go_function: GO:0008168 - methyltransferase activity [Evidence IEA]), whose translation MSSSQKRTLSWSSDLPTRPSKRMAQEMSEDDAILSSAEYESDIIDFERDEPVYPSSEDEYNENGLNLMLPEVVRSQLPSGPRSPRTQLALHLPPLHDLNDIYKSITEKAVELGFDRVLYHLGSRRLRIATVCSGTESPILALEMVQKHLQEQFNMTFEFRHIFSAEIDPLRQAYIQRNFRPPRLFRDVRELNRRVAQTAYGSLEKVPKNPDILVAGFSCVDFSNLNNKRKTLDDKGESGGTFWAIIRYAKAYRPPLIILENVKSAPWKKIQTYWQDIDYHATHLDVDTKAYYLPQTRERGYMLCVDKKAMDKDESSPYQIGRWSRTMTEFRRPASSPAGMFLIDADDKRLEQIETDMATRAKLARKPVNWEKYQARHLSYRQANALGDKRPSAFGRLWT comes from the exons ATGTCTTCTTCCCAGAAGAGAACCTTGTCCTGGTCGTCGGATCTTCCGACGCGTCCTTCGAAACGGATGGCACAGGAGATGTCCGAAGATGATGCTATCCTTTCTTCGGCTGAATATGAATCAGATATCATAGATTTTGAGCGTGATGAACCTGTCTATCCTTCTAGCGAGGATGAGTACAACGAGAACGGTCTTAATCTTATGCTGCCTGAAGTAGTCAGGTCCCAGTTGCCATCTGGtcctcgatctcctcggACCCAGCTCGCTTTGCATCTACCTCCCCTCCATGACCTCAACGACATCTATAAGTCGATCACAGAAAAGGCAGTGGAGCTGGGATTTGACCGTGTATTGTACCATTTGGGCTCAAGGCGCCTTCGCATTGCGACTGTCTGCTCCGGCACTGAGTCCCCTATTTTGGCTTTGGAAATGGTTCAGAAGC ATCTGCAGGAGCAGTTCAATATGACTTTCGAATTCCGTCACATCTTCAGTGCTGAGATTGACCCCCTAAGACAGGCATACATCCAGCGAAACTTTCGTCCACCTCGCCTCTTCCGTGATGTGAGGGAACTCAATCGTCGTGTGGC CCAAACTGCGTATGGGTCTTTGGAAAAGGTTCCCAAGAATCCTGATATCTTGGTTGCCGGTTTTTCGTGCGTGGACTTCTCGAATCTGAATAACAAACGAAAAACACTTGATGATAAAGGTGAGTCGGGAGGGACTTTTTGGGCCATCATCCGGTACGCAAAAGCCTATAGGCCTCCCTTGATCATACTGGAAAATGTCAAGAGTGCCccatggaagaagatccagacGTACTGGCAGGACATCGACTACCATGCCACTCACCTCGACGTCGACACAAAGGCATACTATCTGCCACAAACACGGGAGCGAGGATACATGCTCTGTGTCGATAAGAAAGCCATGGACAAAGACGAATCTTCACCATACCAAATAGGTCGTTGGTCACGCACCATGACTGAATTCAGGCGCCCCGCTAGCTCTCCAGCCGGCATGTTTCTTATTGACGCAGATGACAAGAGGCTCGAACAAATCGAGACTGATATGGCGACACGCGCAAAGCTGGCTCGTAAACCGGTAAATTGGGAAAAATATCAGGCCCGCCATCTGTCTTACCGTCAGGCCAACGCTCTCGGTGACAAACGCCCA AGCGCATTTGGGAGACTTTGGACATGA
- a CDS encoding uncharacterized protein (COG:L;~EggNog:ENOG410PFXX;~InterPro:IPR038718,IPR017907,IPR000330,IPR027417, IPR001650,IPR014001;~go_function: GO:0005524 - ATP binding [Evidence IEA]) has translation MPLDFVSELNRDLPARLVISGISPDCYAPLARDTSLHCPAYVWKDFLDRIELAVGDELRILTIKRSEIWTIQYEGKHSFLRLLISASSIEWNLFAKPPKDTPALCLIREILSKPIARMTPVSASLLDGDWEICGPLSSRRTLYFSGSGEKVESHEIQCGLETSEVIGTDRWTQIQVEGPDSAVAGLETDIRGTYNLLPDCGTAHASLHKRSAGEYDRPVFLFLDPTKLGDANKDFFVFAWDHERVRGYEQRQTIAEVSHSWRSPKASEVPQPVHIYFRQWIRAPKVALNLYLPEAPISCQRLDEATNITISRSGCHETNIPLLSFKAQPAAMEVLWKKESWEIINPTDSPSLLQDLSWLLQKAAVISGFENWNAVSDPDTPGEDGKTTCTCVPLKPRIIWGRDSRGRIMAYEDPYDAALYERQAKARPPPFLIFRKIDEQGQADLRVTLNVQYLLHQAYDKLMQNSIVKDVSFHWRLVPNSFDSRNVMFPKFKLTDNKTDVAASQPPNFRLALRPEQLKSLSWMVRQEDDDVPPFTEEETEEALLPSLMWRAEGRVTSQKAIRGGVIADDVGYGKTAITLGLIDTQHRRECLPTPAEIDGFIPCKATLIVVPQIMIQQWQSEISKFLGSTLKVLVFAQAGSFAKVSISDVRRSDIILVSWSIFNNPAYYEKLQKFTGTPQAPKKAGRNFDAWFKDAQVALNEQVRILTSQGPSALLASIRLKRQTIKGSQTHLTYCPSRRLRGSQYVKGNHAPEQEGHEVFAEISSAEDTETEDETDTQMLRSKTDKYLKIQSHEKDELVEEPALESDDDTQYEDSATEDKQVRPGLPKTAGRKAKKWDDRKVFNISKSRMQDWGAVRTPFLHMFSFDRLVIDEFTYADPERLSPLLSLKARSKWVLSGTPPLNDFADVNCIAPFLNVHLGVDEDDRRLQNKYVKLRLKQRSAAEAFQSLRAPYSQIWHERRHNLAQRFLDRFARRNVADIDEIPSSEHIIVVQPTPAERVIYLELWRQIMTYNRQLRRCGRGRFSSDQVNRLDEIIGTSSTAEEALLKRCSSLALHGRWNEDGEPELTTCASLIATREDQLNDLKDEMKMELKLAAWLYCRFEFDCEHLDKFIEKFFRDDFGDMAITREVYSFLREAFDASDVDDWVYFFDIPEVPEEPVPGDESSSSDAENDSESSESVANDDLDDSSKPKVAKQSNQQTQAKKTSGSKHSGNDDDDTDVSLPKKPERACEAEPFLREAITAIQRLIGEWQLRKDAIRFLSAVQLLTTGAGLPQCNGCYCGLQGIENANVSGSCGHTLCMDCASKTLAKEECIVYECHGPIKKFNIIAGSMLGEGSVDESAVYGGSKLDKLIEILNGIPNDERALVFIQYPELIKVASKALDLAQIKHTAILTTDRKSMQKIAEFQEASLQEDKVLILNLGGEMAAGLNFQSANHVIFLSPMNAETQYDYESAMTQAIGRSRRYGQRRHVHVYHLLAKHTIDVNIFQQRRDKILIERDGKAELVAHGEALDGKVIKCEGPPLVFDDAF, from the exons ATGCCGTTGGACTTTGTCAGTGAACTCAATCGTGATTTGCCAGCTAGATTAGTGATTTCTGGCATTTCTCCAGATTGTTATGCGCCTTTGGCTCGCGACACGTCGCTGCATTGTCCTGCGTATGTCTGGAAAGATTTTTTGGATAGAATTGAGCTAGCTGTTGGCGATGAACTCCGGATCCTGACTATCAAGCGTAGCGAGATCTGGACCATCCAATATGAAGGCAAGCACTCTTTCTTACGTCTGTTGATCAGTGCGTCCAGCATTGAATGGAACTTGTTTGCCAAACCTCCAAAGGATACTCCTGCGCTTTGTCTGATACGAGAGATCCTGTCCAAGCCAATTGCTCGCATGACACCTGTGTCTGCGTCACTTTTGGACGGAGATTGGGAAATTTGTGGGCCTCTGAGCTCCAGACGGACGCTGTATTTCTCCGGATCTGGCGAGAAAGTCGAGTCTCATGAAATTCAATGCGGCCTCGAAACTTCAGAGGTTATTGGAACAGATCGTTGGACGCAAATTCAAGTCGAAGGTCCCGATTCAGCGGTGGCCGGCCTAGAAACAGACATCCGGGGGACGTATAATCTTCTGCCAGACTGCGGTACGGCACACGCTTCACTGCACAAAAGATCAGCTGGTGAGTACGATCGCCCGGTATTTCTCTTCCTGGATCCGACGAAGCTCGGGGATGCAAATAAAGATTTCTTCGTATTTGCTTGGGACCATGAACGTGTTCGCGGATACGAACAGAGACAAACCATCGCAGAGGTGTCCCACTCATGGCGTTCACCCAAAGCAAGCGAGGTTCCGCAGCCCGTTCACATCTACTTCCGTCAATGGATTAGAGCTCCCAAGGTGGCCCTGAACCTGTATCTCCCTGAGGCACCTATCTCATGCCAAAGGTTGGATGAGGCGACCAACATCACGATTTCCCGATCAGGGTGTCATGAGACTAATATTCCTTTGCTCTCATTTAAAGCACAGCCAGCAGCCATGGAGGTGctttggaagaaagaatcGTGGGAGATCATAAACCCAACAGACTCACCATCCTTGCTTCAGGACCTCTCTTGGCTCCTACAGAAAGCGGCAGTCATCTCAGGCTTTGAGAACTGGAACGCAGTCTCTGACCCTGACACCCCTGGTGAGGACGGTAAGACGACATGCACATGTGTGCCGCTGAAACCGCGCATCATATGGGGCCGTGACAGTAGAGGACGGATCATGGCGTATGAAGATCCGTACGATGCAGCTCTCTATGAACGCCAGGCGAAAGCAAGACCCCCGCCGTTCCTGATCTTCCGAAAGATCGATGAGCAGGGCCAAGCTGACTTGCGCGTTACTCTCAACGTCCAGTACCTATTGCATCAGGCGTATGATAAGTTGATGCAAAATAGTATTGTCAAAGACGTGTCGTTTCACTGGCGCCTGGTCCCGAATTCGTTTGATAGTAGAAACGTCATGTTTCCCAAGTTCAAGCTTACAGACAACAAGACTGACGTCGCAGCTTCTCAGCCGCCTAACTTCCGTCTGGCTCTGCGGCCGGAGCAACTGAAATCACTATCGTGGATGGTCcggcaagaagatgatgatgtcccACCGTTCACGGAagaagagacggaggaggcgcTGCTTCCATCGTTGATGTGGCGCGCAGAAGGGCGAGTCACCAGTCAGAAGGCTATTCGAGGTGGTGTCATagctgatgatgttggttACGGAAAAACAGCCATCACCTTAGGCTTAATCGATACGCAGCATAGAAGGGAGTGCCTGCCAACCCCTGCGGAAATTGACGGGTTTATTCCGTGCAAGGCAACTCTTATTGTTGTGCCGCAGATAATGATCCAGCAATGGCAATCAGAAATCTCCAAGTTTCTGGGTTCTACATTGAAGGTCTTGGTATTCGCACAGGCGGGTTCATTCGCAAAAGTGTCCATAAGTGACGTTCGGCGGAGTGACATCATTCTAGTATCCTGGTCAATTTTCAACAACCCAGCATACTATGAAAAGCTCCAGAAATTCACCGGCACTCCTCAGGCTCCCAAAAAGGCAGGGCGAAATTTTGACGCCTGGTTTAAAGACGCTCAAGTCGCACTGAATGAGCAAGTCCGAATTTTGACCAGCCAGGGTCCAAGCGCGCTTCTCGCGTCGATTCGTCTTAAGCGACAAACTATCAAGGGTTCTCAGACACATCTCACATATTGCCCGTCTCGGCGCCTCCGTGGTAGTCAGTACGTCAAAGGCAACCACGCTCCAGAACAAGAGGGCCATGAGGTATTTGCGGAGATATCGAGTGCTGAGGACACCGAAACAGAAGACGAAACCGACACCCAGATGCTGAGATCGAAAACGGACAAGTACCTCAAAATCCAGAGTCATGAAAAAGACGAGTTGGTTGAGGAACCTGCATTAGAATCAGACGATGACACTCAATATGAAGATTCTGCGACGGAGGACAAGCAAGTCCGACCAGGTCTTCCCAAAACAGCTGGCCGAAAGGCGAAAAAGTGGGACGACCGAAAGGTGTTCAATATAAGCAAAAGCAGAATGCAGGATTGGGGGGCCGTCAGAACCCCGTTTCTTCATATGTTCTCTTTTGATCGTCTTGTCATAGATGAGTTCACTTATGCAGACCCTGAAAGGCTCAGCCCGCTCCTCTCACTCAAAGCTCGATCGAAATGGGTACTGTCAGGGACACCGCCACTGAATGATTTTGCCGACGTCAACTGCATTGCACCTTTCCTCAACGTGCATCTCGGAGTAGATGAGGATGACCGTCGATTACAAAACAAATATGTCAAGCTTCGACTCAAGCAGCGCTCTGCTGCGGAAGCGTTCCAATCGTTACGGGCACCCTATAGCCAAATCTGGCACGAACGTCGACACAATCTAGCCCAGAGGTTCTTGGACCGGTTTGCACGGCGGAATGTTGCTGATATTGACGAGATCCCATCGTCAGAGCACATAATTGTGGTCCAGCCAACACCGGCAGAACGAGTAATCTATCTGGAACTCTGGAGGCAAATTATGACATACAACCGCCAGCTCCGTCGATGTGGCCGAGGAAGATTCAGCAGTGACCAAGTCAACCGGTTGGACGAGATTATTGGAACAAGTTCAACGGCCGAAGAGGCGTTGCTCAAACGTTGCTCATCCCTAGCGCTTCATGGTCGCTGGAACGAAGACGGCGAGCCGGAGCTAACAACATGCGCATCCCTGATCGCCACCAGGGAGGATCAGCTCAATGATCTCAAAGACGAAATGAAAATGGAATTGAAGTTGGCAGCATGGCTTTACTGCCGTTTTGAATTTGACTGTGAGCACCTTGACAAGTTCATCGAAAAGTTCTTCAGAGACGATTTTGGTGATATGGCCATCACCCGAGAAGTTTATTCTTTCTTGAGAGAAGCATTCGATGCATCGGACGTTGATGACTGGGTGTACTTCTTTGATATTCCTGAAGTTCCTGAAGAGCCAGTGCCAGGTGATGAAAGCAGCTCGTCTGATGCAGAAAACGATAGCGAGAGCAGTGAATCGGTGGCCAACGATGACCTCGATGACTCTTCCAAGCCCAAGGTCGCCAAGCAGAGCAACCAGCAAACCCAGGCCAAGAAAACCAGCGGCAGTAAGCATTCTGGaaacgacgacgatgacacAGACGTTTCGCTTCCCAAGAAGCCCGAGCGAGCTTGCGAAGCCGAACCATTTCTGAGAGAAGCCATAACAGCCATCCAGAGGCTCATCGGGGAATGGCAACTGCGCAAAGACGCCATTAGATTTCTCTCAGCTGTGCAGCTTCTGACAACAGGTGCTGGACTTCCGCAATGCAATGGTTGTTACTGCGGGTTGCAAGGTATCGAGAACGCAAATGTCTCAGGATCGTGCGGCCATACTCTGTGCATGGATTGTGCTTCAAAAACGTTGGCAAAAGAGGAGTGTATTGTGTATGAATGCCACGGCCCGATAAAGAAGTTCAATATCATCGCAGGATCCATGCTCGGAGAGGGTAGCGTCGATGAGAGTGCAGTATACGGCGGCAGCAAGTTGGACAAACTGATTGAGATCCTCAACGGGATCCCCAACGACGAGCGGGCCCTAGTCTTCATCCAATATCCCGAGCTCATCAAAGTCGCGTCCAAGGCACTGGATCTCGCCCAGATAAAACACACGGCGATCTTAACGACAGACCGCAAGTCAATGCAAAAGATCGCAGAATTTCAAGAGGCAAGCTTGCAGGAAGACAAAGTGTTGATCCTGAATCTTGGAGGGGAGATGGCCGCCGGATT GAATTTCCAATCGGCAAATCACGTTATCTTTCTATCTCCTATGAACGCCGAGACACAGTATGATTATGAGTCCGCGATGACCCAAGCCATCGGACGGTCCCGGCGATATGGGCAACGGCGTCACGTTCACGTCTATCACCTACTGGCCAAGCACACAATAGACGTGAACATCTTTCAACAACGCCGAGACAAGATATTGATAGAAAGGGACGGCAAGGCCGAGCTCGTGGCTCACGGAGAAGCCTTGGATGGCAAGGTGATCAAGTGCGAGGGGCCGCCCTTGGTTTTTGACGACGCGTTTTGA
- the NUO24 gene encoding complex I 24 kDa subunit family protein (COG:C;~EggNog:ENOG410PFVJ;~InterPro:IPR042128,IPR036249,IPR002023,IPR041921;~PFAM:PF01257;~go_function: GO:0016491 - oxidoreductase activity [Evidence IEA];~go_process: GO:0055114 - oxidation-reduction process [Evidence IEA]): protein MASKFFPAVPRTGRQLFQQIPKTQFRPFSAGPQRFSDSLAVHRNKGDNNPNVPFKFTEQNLKLIDEILKRYPPQYKKAAVMPVLDVGQRQHGYTSISVMNEVARLLEMPPMRVYEVATFYTMYNREPVGKYFVQLCTTTPCQLGGCGSDKIVQAITEHLGITPGHTTEDGLFTFVEVECLGACVNAPMVQINDDYYEDLTPESMKSLLTALKESATATEAGQTVKVPAPGPLSGRDTCENSAGLTNLIEPVWDPATMMRKDGALDEQTQ, encoded by the exons ATGGCTTCCAAATTCTTCCCCGCCGTCCCGCGGACTGGCCGccagctcttccagcagaTCCCCAAGACCCAATTCAGACCCTTCTCGGCTGGTCCGCAACGCTTCAGCGACTCCCTTGCCGTG CACCGCAACAAAGGCGATAACAACCCGAATGTTCCGTTCAAGTTCACCGAGCAAAACCTCAAGCTCATCGATGAGATCCTCAAGCGCTATCCCCCCCAGTACAAGAAGGCCGCTGTCATGCCGGTCCTGGACGTTGGTCAGCGCCAGCACGGCTACACCAGCATCAGCGTCATGAACGAGGTCGCCCGTCTCCTGGAGATGCCCCCCATGCGTGTCTACGAAGTCGCAACCTTCTATACCATGTACAACCGTGAGCCGGTTGGCAAGTACTTTGTTCAGCTTTGCACGACG ACACCCTGCCAGCTCGGTGGTTGCGGTAGCGACAAGATCGTCCAGGCGATCACGGAACACCTGGGTATCACCCCCGGACACACTACCGAAGACGGCCTCTTCACCTTCGTCGAGGTCGAATGCCTGGGTGCCTGCGTCAACGCTCCCATGGTCCAGATCAACGACGACTACTACGAGGACCTTACCCCCGAATCGATGAAGTCGCTCCTCACCGCTCTCAAGGAGTCCGCCACGGCCACCGAGGCTGGTCAGACGGTCAAGGTGCCCGCTCCGGGTCCTCTGAGCGGCAGAGACACATGCGAGAACAGCGCGGGATTGACCAACCTGATCGAGCCCGTGTGGGACCCGGCtacgatgatgagaaagGACGGGGCTTTGGACGAGCAAACACAATAA
- a CDS encoding uncharacterized protein (COG:S;~EggNog:ENOG410PSWE;~InterPro:IPR036069,IPR015867), which yields MPPTISPLACCIPRTPILRVSRNFHSYRLSRTFSSSSSSSPSRSPLCVSLQAPSTRPTSTSITNTNPPTIEKISYLRTYQKRTMSAAPIPDRYKLVFFVPHSDLEACKEAVFATGAGTFPGGKYRKCCFQMPGQGQFLPSEGANPAIGEVGTVETVEEMKVEVMCLGQSVMLQAVEALIKAHPYEEVAYEVYKMENV from the coding sequence ATGCCGCCAACCATTTCCCCGCTGGCCTGTTGCATCCCCCGCACGCCCATCTTACGGGTTTCCCGCAACTTCCATTCGTACAGATTGTCCCGGActttctcatcatcgtcatcatcatcaccatccagaTCTCCGCTCTGCGTGTCACTACAAGCACCCTCTACGCGACCTACATCTACGAGCATCACCAACACAAACCCTCCCACAATCGAGAAGATCTCCTATCTTCGAACCTACCAGAAACGAACCATGTCTGCTGCTCCCATTCCCGACCGGTACAAactcgtcttcttcgtcccgCATTCCGACCTCGAGGCCTGTAAAGAAGCAGTTTTCGCGACCGGAGCGGGAACTTTCCCTGGGGGCAAGTACAGAAAATGCTGTTTTCAGATGCCCGGTCAAGGCCAATTTCTGCCGTCTGAGGGTGCGAATCCTGCCATTGGTGAAGTTGGGACGGTCGAGACGgtcgaggagatgaaggtggaggtgatgTGTCTGGGACAGTCGGTTATGCTGCAGGCAGTCGAGGCTTTGATCAAGGCTCATCCGTATGAGGAGGTCGCGTATGAGGTGTATAAGATGGAAAATGTGTGA
- the aah1 gene encoding adenosine deaminase (COG:F;~EggNog:ENOG410PGAZ;~InterPro:IPR001365,IPR028892,IPR006330,IPR032466, IPR006650;~PFAM:PF00962;~go_function: GO:0000034 - adenine deaminase activity [Evidence IEA];~go_function: GO:0019239 - deaminase activity [Evidence IEA];~go_process: GO:0006146 - adenine catabolic process [Evidence IEA];~go_process: GO:0009168 - purine ribonucleoside monophosphate biosynthetic process [Evidence IEA]), with the protein MCQFNTPQESHWHTFLQGLPKCEHHVHLEGCLTPDLIFELASRNNVQLPQIPEYTSIDTLTARYGNFSSLDDFLHFYFIGMSVLHHESDFSDLAWAYFQKAHADGVHHAEVFFDPQVHQDRGIPYETIVRGFVAGCERAEKELGLSTKLILCFVRHLPVESAEKTYQKILENGHFDSEVVHGLGYSSSEVGPPKDMFKEIYASARERGVRLTAHAGEEGDPTYISTALEMGASRIDHGIRLVEDEVLMERVAREGILLTVCPLSNVQLKCVKEVGEVPIRKFLDNGVKFSINSDDPAYFGGYILDNYCAVQEAFGLSVSEWKTIAVNSVSESWIEEERKLELVRRIEDHVGKFAHLG; encoded by the coding sequence ATGTGCCAATTCAACACCCCCCAAGAATCCCACTGGCACACCTTCCTTCAAGGCCTGCCCAAATGTGAACACCACGTTCATCTCGAGGGCTGCCTCACCCCCGACCTAATCTTCGAGCTCGCCTCTAGAAACAACGTCCAACTGCCCCAAATCCCCGAATACACCTCCATCGACACCCTTACCGCCCGGTACGGCAACTTCTCCTCGCTCGACGACTTCCTCCACTTCTACTTCATCGGCATGTCCGTGCTGCACCACGAGTCCGACTTCTCCGATCTCGCTTGGGCCTATTTCCAAAAAGCGCACGCCGATGGCGTCCACCACGCCGAAGTCTTCTTCGACCCCCAGGTCCACCAGGACCGCGGCATTCCGTACGAGACCATCGTGCGGGGGTTCGTGGCGGGGTGTGAGCGCGCCGAGAAAGAGCTAGGTCTCTCGACCAAGTTGATTCTCTGCTTTGTGAGGCACTTGCCGGTCGAGTCGGCGGAGAAGACCTACCAGAAGATTCTGGAGAATGGGCACTTTGACAGTGAGGTTGTGCATGGGTTGGGGTATTCGTCATCGGAGGTCGGCCCGCCCAAGGATATGTTCAAGGAGATTTATGCCTCGGCTAGGGAGAGGGGTGTCAGGTTGACGGCTCATgcgggcgaggagggcgatCCGACGTATATTAGTACGGCGTTGGAGATGGGCGCCAGTCGTATTGATCATGGAATTCggttggtggaggatgaggtgctTATGGAGAGAGTGGCGAGGGAGGGCATTCTCTTGACGGTCTGTCCGTTGTCGAATGTGCAGTTGAAGTGTGTGAAGGAAGTTGGGGAGGTGCCGATTCGGAAGTTCTTGGACAATGGGGTCAAGTTCTCCATTAACAGTGACGATCCGGCGTACTTTGGAGGTTATATTTTGGATAACTACTGTGCCGTGCAGGAGGCGTTTGGGTTGAGTGTTTCGGAGTGGAAGACTATTGCGGTGAATAGTGTGAGTGAGAGTtggattgaggaggagaggaagttggaGTTGGTTAGGAGGATTGAGGACCATGTTGGAAAGTTTGCGCATTTGGGTTAG